Sequence from the Rhizobium sp. TH2 genome:
CATATTCGTTTGTCTTATGTGACAGGGAGAGTATCTTTCACAACAGAGGCCAAGCCTCACCAACAAAGGAGACTTGAAATGCGTAGTACCACCTATGGGACCGGACAGTTTTCCGGCCACTCAAGCCACTTCACCGGATCCCGTTTCATCGCGGCGATCGTCGCAAAGTGGCAGGATTACCGGATGATGCGCGACCTCGAATCGATGCCCTATTCCGTCATGAAGGACATTGGTTTCCGGTCCGCGGAGCACAAGAATGCGAAGTGACAAAGCCATCGGCCGGTTCCGGAAATAGCCTTTAGGCGACACGTCCGGAGCCGGCATCCTATTTCAGATTGCATCCATTTTATCTTTAGCCATTTCATATCCAGTTCGCGACGCCATTCGCACCTTCCCTGACGCAGCTATTTTAACCGTCCCGCCAATGTGGCGCAAAAAATCCACTTCATGTCGCTATTGCGCAATTATTATGTGGCGCATATAGACCACTTTGTTCCGATGCGACATTGAGAGGAAGACCATGCGGCCAGAAAGCTTTCCCCTGCCCAAGAAACCGGCGATCAAGCGGACGATCGTTTTCTTTCTGGTCCCCAACTTCACCATGCTGCCCTTCTCGGCGGCGGTGGAAACCCTTCGCATCGCCAATCGCATGCTCGGCTACGAGGCCTATCAGTGGCGCCTCGCCTCGGTGGATGGCCAGCAAGTCTATTCCTCCTCCGGCATCGGCCTTGCGGCAAAGACCTCGCTGACTGAGGAGCGCAAGTTCCTTTCTGGCGAGATGCGGCCCAATATGGTTCTGGTCTGTTCGGGCATCTATGTCGAGGAATTCCGCAACAAGTCGGTCAACGCCTATCTGCGCGAAGTCTATAATCGCGGCATCGCGGTAGGCAGCCTCTGCACAGGCGCCCATGTGTTGGCCCAGGCCGGTCTGCTCAACGGCAAGCGCTGCGCGATCCATTGGGAGAACCTGCCCGGCTTCGCCGAAGCCTTCCCGCAGGCCGATGTACACGCCGATCTTTTCGAGATCGACGGCAACATCTATACCTGCGCCGGCGGCACGGCATCCCTCGACATGGTGCTGCATTTCATCCGCCAGGATTTCGGCGAGAACCTCGTCAACCGGGTCTGCGAGCAGCACCTCACCGACCGCGTGCGTTCGGCGTCCGATCGCCAGCGCCTGCCGCTCCGCGCCCGTCTCGGCGTCCAGAACTCCAAGGTGCTCTCGATCATCGAGATCATGGAGAACAACCTCGCCGAACCGTTGTCGCTGGTCGACATCGCCGACAAGGCCGGCCTTTCGCGCCGCCAGATCGAGCGCCTGTTCCGCCAGGAAATGGGCCGGTCTCCTGCCCGCTACTATCTCGAGATTCGCCTCGACCGAGCACGACACCTTCTGGTGCAGTCCTCGATGCCGGTGGTGGAGGTCGCGGTCGCCTGTGGCTTCGTCTCGGCCTCGCATTTCTCCAAGTGTTATCGCGAACTCTATGGCCGCTCGCCGCAGCAGGAACGCGCCGACCGCAAGCACCTGTCGACGATGCCGAGCATCAACGGCGCCGTGATGTAATTCGAACGAAGGTTTCGAAGGCTGTCAGGACGCGGCGATGCGCGCGACCTGATAATCGGAGAACACGCGGTTGCGGCCGGAATGCTTCGCCAGATAGAGATACTGGTCGGCGGCGTTCAGATAGTTGTCGAACGTCTCGGCATCCGAAATGCTGGCAAGGCCCATCGAAATGGTCACCGAAATGTCTTCGTCATCGACGACGACCTTGATAGCGGCAATCTCAATCCTGATGCGCTCGCAGAACTCGTAGGCTTGTTCGATATCGAGATTGGTGAACAGGATCGCGAATTCCTCGCCGCCGATACGAGCCGGCAAATGCTGCTTCTCACCCACAAGGGCAAGGATCTTGCGTGACACGGCCTTCAGCACCAGGTCGCCGATCTCATGGCCATGGGTGTCGTTGAGCCGCTTGAAATGGTCGATATCGAGCAGCGCCGCGCAGACCGGCGCCTGCTGACGCAGGCAGATATCCACCAGCTTCGGCCCGCGATCGAAAAAGTAGCGGCGATTGAGCAGGTCGGTCAGATAATCCCGCGATGCCATGCGCTGCAGCGATTGTATCCGCTTGTGGATCGTCAGAGTATGCACAAGCCGGCTTTCGACATCCGCAGGGCTTATCGGCAGGTGAACGAAATCGTCCCCACCCGCACCCAGGAAGCGTGCGACATCATCGCGACCCTTGTTCTGCGAGAAGCCAATGACACGAACGGCATCGTCTCCGAAACGCGTCTTGAGCAGTTCCAGAAAGCAATAGCCGTCCTTTTCGGCAAGATCGTTCCGCACGACGACCAGTTCGGTATTCTGCGACGCATCCAGGATAGAGAGTGCCTCGGTCGTAGAGGTGCAGACACTGACCGTGAAACTGCAGCTCGCAAGCGCCGCCACCATCGCGGAATCGTTCTCGCCCTGGGGATCGACAAGTAGCAGCTGCGGCCGGCTCAGTGACAGCACACGGTCGACCGAAGAGCCAAGACTTTCAAGCGAGGACGGCGAGTTCTTGTAGACGATGTCCACGACGCCCTTGCTCATGATCTCTTCGCGCCGGCGCTCGCTAGTAAAGCCGGAGAATACGATCGAGGGTATGGCGCGCGCCTGCACTAGGTCCAGGGCCTCGCCATTGGCGGCATCGGCCAGACAAAGATCGAGGATGGCAAGACTGAAACCGCGCGTATCCGAATCGAGTTCGTGCCGAAGGGCGGCAAACGTGGCGCAGTGAATGACGATCAATCCAAAATTGCCTTCGAGCAGGCTTCTTACAGCAAAGGAGTAGAGC
This genomic interval carries:
- a CDS encoding GlxA family transcriptional regulator — translated: MRPESFPLPKKPAIKRTIVFFLVPNFTMLPFSAAVETLRIANRMLGYEAYQWRLASVDGQQVYSSSGIGLAAKTSLTEERKFLSGEMRPNMVLVCSGIYVEEFRNKSVNAYLREVYNRGIAVGSLCTGAHVLAQAGLLNGKRCAIHWENLPGFAEAFPQADVHADLFEIDGNIYTCAGGTASLDMVLHFIRQDFGENLVNRVCEQHLTDRVRSASDRQRLPLRARLGVQNSKVLSIIEIMENNLAEPLSLVDIADKAGLSRRQIERLFRQEMGRSPARYYLEIRLDRARHLLVQSSMPVVEVAVACGFVSASHFSKCYRELYGRSPQQERADRKHLSTMPSINGAVM
- a CDS encoding diguanylate cyclase translates to MGFRNTVSRATRPKKFEGQRVLLVEDTRLYSFAVRSLLEGNFGLIVIHCATFAALRHELDSDTRGFSLAILDLCLADAANGEALDLVQARAIPSIVFSGFTSERRREEIMSKGVVDIVYKNSPSSLESLGSSVDRVLSLSRPQLLLVDPQGENDSAMVAALASCSFTVSVCTSTTEALSILDASQNTELVVVRNDLAEKDGYCFLELLKTRFGDDAVRVIGFSQNKGRDDVARFLGAGGDDFVHLPISPADVESRLVHTLTIHKRIQSLQRMASRDYLTDLLNRRYFFDRGPKLVDICLRQQAPVCAALLDIDHFKRLNDTHGHEIGDLVLKAVSRKILALVGEKQHLPARIGGEEFAILFTNLDIEQAYEFCERIRIEIAAIKVVVDDEDISVTISMGLASISDAETFDNYLNAADQYLYLAKHSGRNRVFSDYQVARIAAS